A stretch of the Leptospiraceae bacterium genome encodes the following:
- the tnpB gene encoding IS66 family insertion sequence element accessory protein TnpB encodes MRKSINTLTQLVQTEMNLSPFDKSLFIFCNKRKNMLKVLYWDKNGFCLWQKKLSKQKFPWVNTDEEVKEISNQRLLWLLKGIDFFKEHKEEKYLKV; translated from the coding sequence ATGAGAAAATCAATAAATACACTTACTCAGTTGGTTCAGACAGAAATGAACTTATCACCCTTTGATAAGAGTCTGTTTATATTCTGCAATAAGCGCAAAAACATGTTGAAAGTCTTATATTGGGATAAGAATGGGTTTTGTCTCTGGCAGAAGAAACTGTCCAAACAAAAGTTTCCCTGGGTCAATACGGATGAGGAAGTAAAAGAGATTTCAAATCAACGCTTGCTCTGGTTACTTAAAGGAATAGATTTTTTTAAGGAGCATAAAGAAGAAAAATATCTAAAAGTATAA